A genome region from Tenrec ecaudatus isolate mTenEca1 chromosome 13, mTenEca1.hap1, whole genome shotgun sequence includes the following:
- the SLC38A11 gene encoding putative sodium-coupled neutral amino acid transporter 11, giving the protein MISYNIITGDTLSKVFQRIPGVDPGNVLIGRHFIIVLSTVAFNLPLSLYRDIAKLGKISFISTILTTLILGIVMARAVSLGPHIPKTEDAWVFAKSNAIQAVGVMSFAFICHHNCFLVYGSLEEPTVAKWSRIIHVSVLISVVISVLFATCGYWTFTGFTQGDLFENYCRNDDLVTFGRFCYGVTVILTYPIECFVTREVIANVFFGGSLSTTFHVIVTAVVTVVATLVSLLIDCLGIVLELNGVLCAAPLIFIIPSACYLKLSEEPRTNADKIMSCVMLLMGFVVMAVGFVMAIAHPQDCTHGQEMFYCFPDNFSFTNISVSHFQLTTQLSILNISTFQ; this is encoded by the exons TTGACCCTGGGAACGTGCTTATCGGTCGCCACTTCATTATTGTGCTTTCCACGGTTGCCTTTAATCTGCCTTTGTCATTGTACCGCGATATAGCAAAGCTGGGAAAG ATATCATTTATTTCCACCATTTTAACAACTCTGATTCTTGGAATTGTAATGGCAAGGGCAGTTTCCTTGGGTCCACACAT ACCAAAAACAGAAGATGCCTGGGTATTTGCAAAGTCCAATGCTATTCAGGCGGTTGGTGTTATGTCCTTTG CGTTTATTTGCCACCATAATTGCTTCTTAGTTTACGGCTCTTTGGAAGAACCCACCGTAGCCAAGTGGTCTCGTATCATCCATGTGTCTGTCTTGATTTCTGTAGTGATCAGTGTGCTTTTTGCTACCTGTGGATATTGGACCTTTACTGGCTTCACGCAAG GAGACTTGTTTGAAAACTATTGCAGAAATGATGACCTGGTAACATTTGGAAGGTTCTGTTATGGAGTCACTGTCATTTTGACCTACCCCATTGAATGCTTTGTAACTAGAGAG GTAATTGCCAATGTGTTTTTTGGTGGGAGCCTTTCAACCACTTTCCATGTTATTGTAACAGCGGTTGTCACTGTTGTGGCCACACTTGTGTCCTTGCTGATTGACTGCCTTGGCATCGTTTTGGAGCTCAAT ggtgtgctctgtgcagctcctCTGATTTTTATCATTCCATCAGCGTGTTATCTCAAACTGtctgaagagccaaggacaaatgcAGATAAGATTATGTCCTGTGTCATGCTGCTGATGGGCTTTGTGGTGATGGCTGTGGGGTTCGTCATGGCCATTGCCCATCCTCAAGATTGCACCCACGGACAGGAAATGTTCTACTGCTTTCCTGACAACTTCTCCTTCACAAATATCTCAGTTTCCCATTTTCAACTGACAACACAGCTTTCCATTTTAAACATCAGTACCTTCCAGTGA